GCGGGTCTGCGGCACGGACCCGGGCGAGCGTCGGCTCGGCGAATGCGACCCCATCCACGGGGCCGGCCCCCGGCTCCTGGCGCTCGAGGACGACGACGTCACCGGCGGGGTCGACCAGCCGGAGGAGGACGGCGGCGTAGAGTCCAGCCGGTCCGCCCCCCACGATCACGACCTGCATTGTCCCTCCTCACTTACCGTCCGCCGGCGCCCATCGAACCACCGCATCGGCCGCCATCCGTCGCGCCCAGAGCCGGCATCCGATGACGATGACGAGGTGCACCGCTGGCGGCAAGTTCGAGGCCCGCTAGCTCATCGTCACGACCACCTTGCCGAACGTGGCATTGGACTCGAGACGCTCGTGCGCCCGCGGCAGCTCGTCGAGCGAGAACCGCGAGTCGACGACGGGGCGCACGGCACCGCTCGCGAGCGCGGGGCCCACCTCGGCGCCGAAGCGGCGCGTGACCGCGATCCGCTCCTCGATGGGCCGGGCGCGGAGCACGGTGCCGCGCAGCGTGATGCGTCCCTGCAGGAGACGCCGGTAATCGAGCTCGCCGCGCGCGCCGGCCATCGTGCCCACGAGCACGATGCGACCCAGCGTGGCCATGCTGCCTAACGTCGCGTCGAGGTACGGCCCGCCGACGAGGTCGAGCGCGACGTCGGCGCCGCGGCCGTCGGTGTGCTCGCGGACGAACGGCGCGAGCGTGGCGAGGTCGGTGCCTAACGCGAGCCCGGCGTCGAGGCCATGGTTGCGCGCGCGGTCGAGCTTCTGCGGCGTGCGGGCGGTTCCGAGGCAGCGCATCCCCCAGGCGCGGGAGAGCTGCGCGGCGGCGAGGCCGACCCCGCTGCCGACGGCGTGCACGAGCACCACCTCGCCCGGGCGCGCGTCGGCCTGGCGGAGCGCGTCGTGCGCGGTGATGAACGCCTCCGGCACCGCGCCGGCATCGGCC
This DNA window, taken from Gemmatirosa kalamazoonensis, encodes the following:
- a CDS encoding NAD(P)H-quinone oxidoreductase, with product MKAAVITKPGGPDVLEIHDRPDPVPGHEQILVRVRASALNRADLLQRRGAYPPPAGAPVDIPGIEFAGEVVALGPGAREWRVGDRVWGLVGGGAHAELLVTHERAVAPIPDALAWADAGAVPEAFITAHDALRQADARPGEVVLVHAVGSGVGLAAAQLSRAWGMRCLGTARTPQKLDRARNHGLDAGLALGTDLATLAPFVREHTDGRGADVALDLVGGPYLDATLGSMATLGRIVLVGTMAGARGELDYRRLLQGRITLRGTVLRARPIEERIAVTRRFGAEVGPALASGAVRPVVDSRFSLDELPRAHERLESNATFGKVVVTMS